Part of the Candidatus Acidiferrales bacterium genome is shown below.
TGGAATGCTTTTCTTCAGGTTTTCCCTATGATAGTCGGCTTCTTCATATCATTTCTCCTTATAGGGCAGACATGGATCGAACATCATCGGCTGTGCCTTTTTATTGAAGGATACAATTCCGGCCTCTTGTGGAAGAATCTCATTCTGCTGCTGTTCGTTGCATTTCTTCCTCTTGCCACGGCAATTCTGAGCGAATATTATTATCTGAGATTTGCTGCTTGTGTCTACACCGTGGCTTTCGCCGGAATCAGCGTCGCAAAAGCTTTCTTCTGGCGTCACGCAGTGAGGAACAAGCTGATTGGTCCCGGAGTAGATCCAATTCAGGTCACTCGCGCCAGCCGTCGTGTTTGGGCAGCGCCAATTGTATGTTTGTCGTGATCGGCTGTGTAATATCCGCTGTCCCGTTTGCCTATTTTGGTTTTATGTTGATCCCATTGGTTGCATATTTTTTAGATCGAAGCGCCTCGCCCAGATCGGTAAGAGCTTGAGTTTGTGGAAGAACAATAAAACAAAAGAAAGGAAGTCGATGTCATGAAAAATTTTACTGCACGGTGGCAACGCCTGGAGCCATACCTGAAGAGCCTTCTCCGGATCATGGCCGCATTCACGTTTGTGCTTCATGGTACGATGAAGCTGTTTGCCTTTCCCGCGGGGATGGGAAACGGCATTCATCTTTTTTCTCAAGTGGGGCTCGCCGGAGTACTTGAAGCATTCGGCGGCGGCTTGATGTTGATCGGATTATTTACACGCCCCGTGGCGTTTATACTTTCAGGCGAGATGGCAGTGGCATTCTTTCAGGTCCACTTCCCGCGAAGCTTCTGGCCAATAATAAGCGGAGGTGAGCTCGCTATGGTCTATTGTTTCATCTGGCTTTATTTCTCCGCAGCCGGTGCAGGACCATGGAGTGTCGACGCAATATTTAGACGCCCTCGCGACCGGCGGTGACTGCGTTAATCTCGTATGGATCATTGAGAAATACGGAGGTTCAACATGAAAAGCAGTGACATCCAAGCACGCAAACATGCGGCAGCGGAATTTCTCCAACTGGTAATAGCCGGCAAATTCGATGAAGCATACGGAAAGTACGTCGATATGGATGGCAGACACCACAATGTCTTTTTCCAGGCGGGTTTCACAACCCTCAAAAAGGCAATGGCGGAGAATCATGTACAATTTCCCGACAAGAAATTGACAATCAAGAATATTATCGGCGATGATGATCTTGTGGCGGTTCACTCACACCTTATGTTCAAATCCGGAGAGAAGGGAATGGTGGTGGTACACATGTTTCGGTTCAAAGACGATAAGATTGTGGAGATGTGGGATTACGGTCAGGTCATCCCCGACGATTCCCCGAACAAGGACGGGGCATTTTGAACTAACTTCTTTAGTTCCGTGTTCTGATAATATATTGAAGTACTCTTCTATTTTCTTAATTAATCATGGCACGGAATTCATCTGACAACATTCGCAAGTTAATAGACGATCTTTACCGCACGGAATCGCGGAGAGTACTCGCTACGCTGATCCGCCTGCTCGGCGATTTCGAGCTTGCTGAGGA
Proteins encoded:
- a CDS encoding TMEM175 family protein; its protein translation is MHLSEKKIHLAFERMVFFSDAVFAIAITLLVIEIRIPILQQPATEARLWNAFLQVFPMIVGFFISFLLIGQTWIEHHRLCLFIEGYNSGLLWKNLILLLFVAFLPLATAILSEYYYLRFAACVYTVAFAGISVAKAFFWRHAVRNKLIGPGVDPIQVTRASRRVWAAPIVCLS
- a CDS encoding DoxX family protein; protein product: MKNFTARWQRLEPYLKSLLRIMAAFTFVLHGTMKLFAFPAGMGNGIHLFSQVGLAGVLEAFGGGLMLIGLFTRPVAFILSGEMAVAFFQVHFPRSFWPIISGGELAMVYCFIWLYFSAAGAGPWSVDAIFRRPRDRR
- a CDS encoding nuclear transport factor 2 family protein, yielding MKSSDIQARKHAAAEFLQLVIAGKFDEAYGKYVDMDGRHHNVFFQAGFTTLKKAMAENHVQFPDKKLTIKNIIGDDDLVAVHSHLMFKSGEKGMVVVHMFRFKDDKIVEMWDYGQVIPDDSPNKDGAF